The nucleotide window CGTCGCCTAACCACTGCCGACCTCAACACCATTTAAGACATGTCTATTCTCATTACACCCGAGACAAAGATCATCATCCAAGGCATCACCGGCGAGTTCGGTGCGCGCCACGCCCGTCTCTCCTTGGACTACGGCACGCAAGTCGTAGCCGGCGTCACGCCCGGCAAGGGCGGTCAGGTTTTCGAGCACGACGGCAAGAGCGTGCCCATCTATAATTCGGTCAAGGACGCTGTCGAAGCGACTGGCGCGACTGTATCCGTAATCTTCGTACCGCCTCCTTTTGCGGCAGACGCCATCCTCGAGTGCGTTGACGCCAAGGTAGACCTGGCGGTGGCGATCACCGAAGGTATTCCCGTGCGTGACATGGTACGGGTCAAGCGTGCCATGGCAGGCAGCGCGACGCGACTCGTGGGACCGAATTGCCCCGGTCTGGTTAGCCCGGGTGAAGGTGAAGACTCTAAGGGCGGTTGCCGTATCGGTATCGCTCCCGGCTACATTCACAAGAAGGGCCACGTGGGCGTGGTTTCGCGTTCCGGTACTTTGACTTACGAGGCGGTTTACCAGCTCACGGTCAAGGACATCGGCCAATCCACTTGCGTGGGAATCGGCGGAGATCCGGTTAACGGCACGTCTCACCTCGACGTGATCAAGCTCTTCAACGAAGACCCTGACACCCACGGCATCATCCTCATCGGCGAAATCGGCGGAAACGCGGAAGTCGAAGCGGCTCGCTGGATCAAGGACAACTGCGACAAGCCAGTTGCTGGATTCATCGCGGGCGCTACCGCTCCTCCAGGCCGTCGCATGGGCCATGCGGGAGCGATCGTCGGCGGCGCGGAAGACACTGCGGAAGCCAAGATCAAGGTCTTCAAGGAATGCGGTATCGAAGTTGCGGCTACGCCATCCGACATGGCTGACGCCTTGCTTCGCTCCGCCAAGGCCAAGGGCGTAACGCTCAGCTAAGCGCGAGAACGCTTCGGCTGATTTCGATTTTGAGGACGCCTCCCGATGGGGGGCGTCCTTTTTTGCGTGTAGGGCTGCCGCTTGCTGTCTGGTCAAGATACATGGTTAACAGGTGTTAACAGACATGGTTAACACTTCTGTATGCCGTGGATGGAGACCGATAAGATAACCCAAAGAAGAGATTTCGTCTTCCTGGCATCGAAGCCTGGAGCGAACAAACGCGAGCTGATCCGCCGTTTCGGCATAAGCCCGCCGACTGCCTACAAGTGGCTGGAGCGCTACCGCAAGGAAGGCTTGCCTGGTCTGGAGGACCGCTCGCGTCGGCCGGCGGGGCAGCCCAACAAGAGCTGCCCCGAGGTGGAGAGGAAGGTCTTGGAGCTTCGCCGCAAGCACGACTGCTGGGGAGCGCGCAAGCTGCGCCGCCTGCTGCAAAACGCCGGGGAAAAGGAGCTTCCCTCGGCGACCACCGTGCACAACATCATCCGCCGCGCCGGCTTGCTCGGCCAAGGCTCTCGCCCGTGCGTGGCGCCCAGGAGCTTCGAGCGTTCGCAGCCCAACGAGCTTTGGCAGATGGACTTCAAGGGGCACTTCGAGATGGCCGGGTCGAAGCGCTGCCACCCGCTCACCGCCTGCGACGACCACTCCCGCTTCAACCTCATCCTCAAGGCCTGCGAGGACGAGAGGACCTCCACGGTGCAGGAATGCCTGCTGTCATGCTTCGGCAAGTACGGGCTGCCTTGGGCCATCCTCTGCGACAACGGTTCGCCCTGGGGGCGGGGGTTCGGGGCGGCCAGCGAGCTGGAGGCCTGGCTGCTGCGCCTGGGGGTGGAGACGATCCACGGCCGCCCCCTGCACCCCCAGACGCAAGGCAAGGAGGAACGC belongs to Pelagicoccus enzymogenes and includes:
- a CDS encoding IS481 family transposase, which encodes MPWMETDKITQRRDFVFLASKPGANKRELIRRFGISPPTAYKWLERYRKEGLPGLEDRSRRPAGQPNKSCPEVERKVLELRRKHDCWGARKLRRLLQNAGEKELPSATTVHNIIRRAGLLGQGSRPCVAPRSFERSQPNELWQMDFKGHFEMAGSKRCHPLTACDDHSRFNLILKACEDERTSTVQECLLSCFGKYGLPWAILCDNGSPWGRGFGAASELEAWLLRLGVETIHGRPLHPQTQGKEERFHQTLKHELLGRTTLWRDLEHCDREFARFRETYNHVRPHRSLDLDCPADRYRASERALPATIPHCLSFYGEAEQVRKVKSKGDLMFKGRSFFIGRAFIGESVAINQFDDLRWEVFYCWKSLGMIDLSRATKPRNNYNALLAPPGRLGVQGEQEAHLKSVNHVP
- the sucD gene encoding succinate--CoA ligase subunit alpha, whose protein sequence is MSILITPETKIIIQGITGEFGARHARLSLDYGTQVVAGVTPGKGGQVFEHDGKSVPIYNSVKDAVEATGATVSVIFVPPPFAADAILECVDAKVDLAVAITEGIPVRDMVRVKRAMAGSATRLVGPNCPGLVSPGEGEDSKGGCRIGIAPGYIHKKGHVGVVSRSGTLTYEAVYQLTVKDIGQSTCVGIGGDPVNGTSHLDVIKLFNEDPDTHGIILIGEIGGNAEVEAARWIKDNCDKPVAGFIAGATAPPGRRMGHAGAIVGGAEDTAEAKIKVFKECGIEVAATPSDMADALLRSAKAKGVTLS